A region of Vigna radiata var. radiata cultivar VC1973A chromosome 6, Vradiata_ver6, whole genome shotgun sequence DNA encodes the following proteins:
- the LOC106763965 gene encoding U2 small nuclear ribonucleoprotein B'' 2, giving the protein MLSGDIPPNQTIYIKNLNEKVKKDELKRSLYCLFSQYGRILDVVALKTPRLRGQAWVCFSEVTAASNAVRQMQNFPFYEKPMRIQYAKTKSDCIAKEEGSYVPREKKKKQEEKAERKRRAEEAQQSAAANGIHGASNGGPTASFRQGSSAQEAAAPNNILFIENLPHETTGRMLEMLFEQYPGFKEVRLIEAKPGIAFVDFEDEVQSSMAMQALNGFKITPLNPMNITFAKK; this is encoded by the exons ATGTTATCAGGGGACATACCTCCAAACCAGACCATTTACATCAAGAATCTCAATGAGAAGGTCAAGAAAGACG AGTTGAAGAGATCTCTGTATTGCTTGTTCTCTCAATATGGAAGGATTTTGGATGTTGTTGCTCTAAAGACACCCAGGCTTCGAGGACAGGCATGGGTTTGTTTCAGTGAAGTCACTGCAGCCAGCAATGCTGTGAGACAAATGCAAAACTTCCCATTTTATGAAAAACCTATG AGAATTCaatatgcaaaaacaaaatccGATTGTATTGCAAAAGAAGAGGGTAGTTATGTTCCaagggaaaagaagaagaaacaagagGAGAAAG CTGAAAGAAAGCGGCGTGCTGAGGAAGCACAACAGTCTGCTGCGGCTAATGGCATACATGGTGCTAGTAATGGTGGTCCAACT GCATCATTCCGTCAAGGATCCAGTGCCCAAGAAGCAGCTGCtcctaataatattttattcatagaGAATTTGCCTCATGAAACTACTGGTAGGATGCTTGAAATGCTCTTCGAACAATACCCAGGTTTTAAGGAAGTGCGCTTAATTGAAGCCAAGCCAGGAATTGCATTTGTTGATTTTGAAGATGAGGTGCAATCATCCATGGCCATGCAGGCTCTCAATGGCTTCAAAATCACTCCACTGAATCCCATGAATATAACCTTTGCTAAGAAGTAG